In Pochonia chlamydosporia 170 chromosome 3, whole genome shotgun sequence, the following are encoded in one genomic region:
- a CDS encoding WD domain-containing protein (similar to Colletotrichum gloeosporioides Nara gc5 XP_007278771.1) codes for MSAMYSPSRTEPEVAWVCGTKTTYIASCAFLDKLREEFHHDGNLYTLGEIGNLKVVIAQRSQKGLTGGADDSDDDGECGEAASVARDILKSFQNLKLCLMVGIGGGAPNTKHDVRLGDVVVGVGCGANAGTLQYDFGKSIIRGDFHVTRSLSQTPRILKAAVTGLRARYVANGHELEYSIRTTLRKNPRLQKDYQRPDHTSDRLYQSSVAHPTNDKSDCAITCGGPNLVLRAKRNISEDNPAIHFGIIASASSLMTDASVRDKLAVEENILCFETEAAGLISRFPCLIIRGICDYSDTHRNKTWQGYASMTAAAYAKDLLGIIYPGKLQTERKLGDSLLGEGIKEHPTENSHSQGPGAARMDRVAVEDVGWWIETEVQEVEATLRARAANIVYFALDFDDFFRCISDGPLESFLTLTANSPTNAIANTMREYVTWRWGTVGWDIVRWLIRDHSDTASSALNLSMSAFLQNDAPNDVPIVELRRLNSTPTARIPQSLAAYQARRMGGVRFRFDDVIAKLISELSWIVATFKTPGDTSPSFTKAKLEHNPFQEDYELCFRITHDEAPAEFSNSSKGTCWHSLFSGTNVAVGFPVPAPPDGMLGLELPLTLMADLAGVSYPVRYKKGLVLKGYNNALIPIYAGFWSGLSKSTKSLQWHLYSGGQERLYMTTVKKEEPDLQPLATKPDEAAFIETIEQIPRHFLGFYERATVRVGTNASRADHIRAIPDHLLNESRTRGLLEWTRTITASLGGGGMGLSGGISTGVRFRPWKERQMRFAQSIPDHSIIQDALTKPTILYDTRTKVAWMLPHIRVVLYLVQAWTKLHYPAECAKVDYPPFDENTTNVGELLRALELAWSQFPHIDFKQQFLWYCRTLDGLQDDEDLKPARRSSNMLAGVDFANLALAPRDYSIFRVPVNPNVSGEWPQMLKSNWKDVRPYRVLTIFCNDLDPAPISPHFWMCSTWLHPPSFQNYLVATRPCLKTLAERHGTDPVKLSPQHECREGPSRLFQTCRTGICNPLQKIKRAQGRPYRELTWLLQGEGFGLRGHDDNSEPVLIFGEVLPDGFNRSCHPTNHMQPPLPLQLRTVDPGTERPERHPRGPVAPEEALPQPIAELI; via the exons ATGTCGGCTATGTACTCTCCATCACGTACCGAGCCTGAGGTCGCCTGGGTATGTGGCACAAAGACCACATACATTGCCTCATGTGCTTTTCTCGACAAATTGCGGGAAGAATTTCACCATGATGGTAATTTGTACACACTTGGCGAAATCGGAAACCTCAAGGTCGTCATCGCCCAACGGAGTCAAAAAGGGCTAACGGGCGGTGCCGACGacagtgacgacgacggtGAATGTGGCGAGGCAGCAAGTGTCGCAAGAGATATACTAAAGAGTTTCCAAAATCTGAAGCTTTGTTTAATGGTCGGAATCGGCGGTGGCGCCCCGAACACAAAGCATGATGTTCGCCTGGGcgacgtcgtcgtcggcgtAGGTTGCGGTGCGAATGCTGGTACCTTACAGTATGACTTTGGCAAATCCATCATACGTGGCGACTTCCATGTCACAAGGTCCCTCAGTCAAACCCCCAGAATCCTGAAAGCAGCCGTAACCGGGCTTAGAGCACGGTATGTTGCGAACGGTCATGAACTTGAATACTCTATACGTACCACACTGCGAAAAAATCCAAGGCTACAGAAGGATTATCAGCGCCCAGACCATACAAGCGACAGGCTATATCAAAGCAGTGTCGCACATCCTACAAACGATAAATCAGACTGTGCCATCACTTGTGGCGGGCCGAACCTTGTCCTGCGAGCTAAACGAAATATAAGTGAAGACAACCCTGCAATTCACTTTGGTATAATTGCCTCTGCATCCTCCTTAATGACAGATGCTTCCGTCCGAGACAAGCTAGCAGTGGAAGAGAACATCTTGTGCTTTGAGACAGAGGCCGCCGGACTAATAAGCCGCTTTCCCTGTCTTATTATTCGCGGTATTTGCGACTATTCAGACACCCATAGAAACAAGACGTGGCAGGGCTATGCATCAATGACAGCGGCTGCTTATGCAAAAGACCTGTTGGGTATAATTTATCCTGGCAAACTACAGACGGAAAGAAAGCTTGGGGATAGTCTCTTGG GCGAAGGAATCAAAGAACATCCGACCGAAAATTCGCATTCTCAAGGACCAGGAGCCGCCCGAATGGACCGAGTCGCCGTGGAAGATGTCGGTTGGTGGATCGAGACGGAGGTGCAAGAGGTTGAGGCGACCTTGAGGGCGAGAGCGGCGAATATTGTCTACTTtgccctcgactttgacgacttcTTCCGTTGTATCAGTGATGGGCCATTAGAATCTTTTCTCACCCTGACTGCCAACTCCCCTACGAATGCGATTGCAAACACCATGAGAGAATACGTGACCTGGCGTTGGGGAACGGTAGGGTGGGACATCGTCCGCTGGTTGATTAGAGACCATTCGGATACCGCATCCTCAGCACTAAACTTAT CTATGTCCGCATTTCTACAAAACGACGCTCCGAATGATGTGCCAATTGTCGAACTTCGTCGCCTGAACAGTACCCCCACTGCACGCATCCCGCAATCACTGGCAGCATATCAGGCTCGCCGGATGGGCGGTGTGAGGTTCAGATTTGATGATGTGATTGCCAAATTGATATCTGAATTGTCATGGATCGTGGCAACATTCAAGACACCTGGTGACACCTCGCCTTCATTCACCAAGGCCAAGCTTGAACATAACCCCTTCCAAGAAGACTACGAGCTATGCTTTCGGATCACGCACGACGAAGCCCCCGCTGAGTTTTCAAACAGCAGTAAAGGGACATGCTGGCACAGTCTGTTTTCTGGTACTAATGTTGCCGTCGGCTTTCCGGTCCCCGCGCCGCCGGACGGGATGCTGGGTCTGGAATTGCCGTTGACCTTGATGGCAGATCTTGCGGGTGTTAGCTACCCTGTGAGATACAAGAAAGGACTCGTTCTAAAAGGGTACAACAATGCTCTGATCCCCATCTACGCCGGATTTTGGTCAGGTTTGTCTAAATCAACCAAAAGCTTGCAATGGCACCTCTATAGCGGCGGACAAGAGCGGCTTTATATGACAACagtcaagaaagaagaacCAGATCTTCAACCCTTGGCTACAAAACCAGATGAGGCCGCCTTTATAGAGACAATTGAACAGATTCCGCGCCACTTCTTGGGATTTTATGAGAGGGCCACAGTTCGCGTCGGCACCAATGCGTCTAGGGCAGATCACATTCGCGCGATTCCCGACCACCTTCTCAATGAAAGCCGTACCCGAGGTCTGCTTGAGTGGACAAGAACCATTACCGCCAGCCTGGGTGGCGGTGGGATGGGCTTATCAGGCGGAATATCAACAGGTGTCCGTTTTCGTCCATGGAAAGAGCGACAGATGCGCTTCGCACAATCTATTCCCGACCACAGTATCATTCAAGATGCTCTAACGAAGCCTACTATACTATACGATACCAGGACCAAGGTTGCTTGGATGTTACCTCATATCCGCGTCGTGCTGTATCTCGTGCAAGCGTGGACGAAGCTACACTACCCAGCTGAATGTGCGAAGGTGGATTATCCGCCCTTTGACGAAAACACTACAAATGTTGGGGAGCTGCTCAGAGCGCTAGAACTAGCATGGTCCCAGTTCCCTCACATCGACTTTAAGCAGCAATTCTTGTGGTACTGCAGAACGCTGGATGGCCTacaagatgatgaagacctGAAGCCTGCAAGGAGGTCTTCCAATATGCTTGCAGGTGTGGACTTTGCCAACCTAGCCCTCGCACCCAGGGATTACTCAATCTTCCGGGTGCCTGTTAATCCCAATGTGTCTGGGGAATGGCCACAAATGTTGAAGAGCAACTGGAAAGACGTGAGGCCGTATCGTGTTCTTACAATTTTCTGCAATGATCTCGACCCAGCGCCAATTTCACCTCACTTTTGGATGTGCAGTACCTGGTTACACCCGCCGTCGTTCCAAAATTACTTGGTCGCTACTCGTCCTTGTTTGAAGACGTTGGCAGAGAGGCACGGGACGGATCCTGTGAAGCTCTCACCCCAGCATGAATGCAGAGAAGGCCCGTCTCGCCTGTTTCAAACCTGTCGCACAGGAATTTGCAACCCGCTTCAAAAAATCAAGAGGGCACAGGGAAGACCATACCGTGAGCTGACGTGGTTGCTGCAAGGGGAAGGGTTTGGACTGCGAGGGCATGACGACAACAGCGAGCCGGTCCTCATTTTTGGTGAAGTTCTTCccgatggcttcaacagGAGTTGCCATCCAAcaaaccacatgcagcctcCACTTCCACTGCAGCTACGCACTGTTGACCCTGGCACGGAGCGACCTGAACGGCACCCGCGAGGTCCCGTTGCGCCCGAGGAGGCACTTCCCCAACCGATCGCGGAACTGATCTAA
- a CDS encoding AMP dependent CoA ligase (similar to Neosartorya fischeri NRRL 181 XP_001259941.1), with translation MPFTTPDYAEKLPCEIPDSVPIHKFLFGQEDKYGRYPLSSSKSPFTCGISGKGYDAAEVAERIDLLAAALATELRFEVNSPELDKVISIFSVNTIDTMTVSWATHRLNGVSSPISPSYSVTELTRQLKAVKAKALFTCVTLLHTALEAADAAGIPQNRVYLLEVPEKVSKGATLPHDILTVDKLIETGRGVEKLPKLEWTEGQGARQTAFLCSSSGTSGLPKNVQISHRNIIANVMQLAVYESNYRTPGPQGNLGVLPMSHSYALIVTGHLGVYRGHEVFVLPGFDIHDVVHAISHYKIENLWMVPPMIVGMIKAAAIVEKHDLSHVDTVVVGASNLTDEVAAAFTKLMPNCNFVQGYGLTETAVAVCMQNRADIMSGSCGSLLPGFEGRLVDRAGGEITALDTAGELLLKSPTVMLGYLDNEQATRESFTEDGWLRTGDLIEFRKSEKGYEHLFIVDRVKELIKVRGMQVSPVEVEALLSRHPAVADVTVVPIPNDAAGELPIAFIVRAPEAKDQDENDLKDRIHEFANTELAEFKRLAGGIEFVDALPKSAAGKTKRGDMKGRARDMYEARRVRPVILQTFEFDSEDDEDEDE, from the exons ATGCCGTTTACAACTCCTGACTATGCTGAGAAGCTGCCGTGCGAAATACCAGATTCAGTTCCCATCCATAAATTTCTCTTTGGCCAAGAGGACAAGTATGGTCGCTATCcattgtcgtcgtcaaagtcaccGTTTACATGTGGCATTTCCGGGAAGGGTTATGACGCGGCGGAAGTCGCAGAGAGAATTGACCTGCTTGCCGCGGCTCTTGCTACGGAACTTAGGTTTGAGGTGAACAGTCCTGAACTGGACAAGGTCATTAGTATTTTCAGTGTTAATACG ATTGATACCATGACCGTATCCTGGGCGACACACAGACTAAACGGCGTTTCATCCCCAATCAGTCCCTCCTACTCTGTCACAGAACTCACTCGTCAGCTCAAGGCCGTCAAGGCAAAAGCACTCTTCACCTGTGTTACATTGCTGCACACTGCATTGGAGGCGGCTGACGCAGCTGGGATCCCCCAAAACAGAGTATACCTTCTTGAAGTCCCGGAAAAGGTGTCCAAGGGAGCGACACTCCCACACGATATCTTGACAGTCGACAAACTCATTGAAACGGGGAGAGGAGTTGAGAAACTGCCGAAGCTGGAGTGGACAGAGGGCCAGGGCGCTCGACAGACGGCTTTCCTGTGCTCTTCGAGCGGCACGTCTGGTCTACCT AAAAATGTGCAAATTTCGCATCGAAATATCATTGCGAATGTCATGCAACTTGCTGTGTATGAGTCGAATTACCGCACCCCAGGACCACAAGGAAACCTGGGAGTCCTACCCATGAGCCATAGCTATGCGTTGATAGTGACGGGCCATCTTGGCGTTTATAGAGGACACGAGGTATTTGTCCTTCCGGGGTTTGACATTCACGATGTGGTACATGCCATTTCTCACTACAAGATCGAAAACCTCTGGATG GTCCCTCCCATGATTGTAGGAATGATcaaagcagcagccattGTTGAGAAACACGACCTCAGCCACGTGGACACAGTGGTTGTGGGAGCGTCAAATCTAACAGATGAGGTAGCCGCCGCGTTTACAAAGTTGATGCCGAACTGCAATTTCGTGCAGGGCTACGGACTCACAGAGACGGCTGTGGCGGTGTGTATGCAGAATAGGGCGGACATCATGTCTGGATCTTGTGGGAGTTTACTACCTGGGTTTGAGGGGCGACTTGTTGATCGTGCAGGGGGGGAAATTACTGCTCTTGATACGGCTGGGGAGTTGTTGCTGAAATCGCCGACCGTGATGTTGGGATATTTGGATAATGAGCAAGCTACGAGGGAGTCGTTCACAGAAGATGGGTGGTTAAGGACAGGAGATTTGATTGAGTTCCGGAAGAGCGAGAAGGGGTATGAGCACCTCTTCATTGTGGATCGGGTGAAGGAGCTCATCAAAGTTAGA GGAATGCAAGTATCCCCCGTAGAGGTTGAGGCTCTTCTGTCTCGTCATCCAGCCGTTGCAGACGTCACGGTCGTGCCTATTCCGAATGATGCGGCTGGTGAACTACCCATTGCGTTTATAGTGAGAGCGCCGGAGGCGAAGGACCAGGACGAGAATGATCTCAAGGATAGGATTCATGAGTTTGCGAATACTGAATTGGCGGAGTTTAAGAGACTGGCGGGCGGGATTGAGTTTGTGGATGCGTTGCCAAAGTCGGCGGCTGGAAAGACGAAGAGGGGTGATATGAAGGGGAGGGCGAGGGACATGTATGAGGCCAGGAGGGTGCGGCCGGTGATTTTGCAGACGTTCGAGTTTGATtctgaggatgatgaggatgaagatgagtAG
- a CDS encoding class II aldolase/adducin domain-containing protein (similar to Neurospora crassa OR74A XP_961684.1) produces MAPPTATVTETAAHTGVIKMNTDVEDEELKFEVDSLSRGPNQLQGIPKFPSFHEHRKHIVIHMAAVFRNWARVGFTEGISGHISVRDPEYDGLIWMNPIGRHFALLNGSDMMCLRISDGAVVGGNRTRPYNAPGYYIHSEIHKARSNIHAICHAHTIAGRAWAAFGKPLDMIQQDICDLYGVLAVDDEYAGIVTAEQEGQNIARALGQKGKAAILLNHGLISVGETVDEASFLLGLLDRSCDIQLRVEAACGGNEELRKSVIPRELAVNNFRMAGEKNWLYEEAQPDIEYEIEMAGGVGGVIGSGLEEMRVDVDG; encoded by the exons ATGGCACCACCTACTGCTACTGTTACGGAGACGGCGGCTCACACTGGCGTCATCAAGATGAACACGGatgtggaagatgaggagTTGAAGTTTGAGGTCGATAGTCTTAGTCGTGGACCGAACCAACTGCAGG GTATTCCCAAGTTTCCGTCGTTTCACGAACACCGCAAACACATCGTCATCCACATGGCGGCCGTGTTCCGGAACTGGGCGCGCGTAGGCTTCACAGAAGGCATATCAGGACACATTAGCGTCAGGGACCCCGAGTACGACGGTTTAATCTGGATGAACCCCATCGGCCGGCACTTTGCCCTCCTCAACGGCAGCGACATGATGTGTCTGCGGATCAGTGACGGAGCCGTCGTCGGCGGCAACAGA ACTCGTCCGTACAACGCACCAGGGTACTACATCCACTCCGAAATCCACAAAGCCCGCTCCAACATCCACGCCATCTGCCACGCGCACACCATCGCCGGCCGCGCCTGGGCGGCGTTTGGCAAGCCCCTCGACATGATCCAGCAGGATATCTGCGACTTGTACGGCGTGTTGGCGGTGGACGACGAGTACGCGGGGATAGTGACGGCCGAGCAGGAGGGGCAGAATATTGCCAGGGCGCTGGGACAGAAGGGCAAGGCGGCGATTTTGCTGAACCACGGGCTTATCAGTGTTGGGGAGACGGTGGACGAGGCGTCGTTTCTACTGGGGCTGCTGGATCGGAGTTGTGATATCCAGCTGCGTGTGGAGGCGGCTTGTGGTGGGAACGAGGAGCTGAGGAAGAGTGTCATTCCGAGGGAGTTGGCGGTGAATAATTTTAGGATGGCGGGGGAGAAGAATTGGTTGTATGAGGAGGCGCAGCCGGATATTGAGTATGAGATTGAGATGGcgggtggtgttggtggtgttaTTGGGTCTGGGTTGGAGGAGATGagggttgatgttgatgggtAG
- a CDS encoding basic proline-rich protein (similar to Colletotrichum fioriniae PJ7 XP_007600429.1): MAASVVAVEHPRIYFPREIKREYHNSTITSPESSSSTPDVTTTTDPSTTKRDLLSDLISEILGTEWPPKSSTSEKPKPPVTTVIVDSTVVVGGPSSGSGLPKVTVLPTTKKTESKKKSGTRTRSSTESGIVIGPTGIVSSSPSSEPTGVTSVDPPVGNSTVSESTTTSKTGGGILDPIGTLLSSLLPIPEPTSKSTSSPEQPISQNSTTSAAPTESKSGLLPPLTSLLPIGGSTTTSDYGSLPNATSTDVPVTTTTSSGPAITNVPTTTTDIPVGNTTSTTTGTISTPTVTDIPVTNGTVSVPPTGTATTSTISGDNSTVIVVPSTTSQPTLIPTTTSETVTPSTTTDAGVTSIRPTATLTNTNNWLPTTIVIEPTTFSFSSPTASPTETTSQGLPTTIPKVINPDNPTKPAPSGTVPIQIGFTWQLNYVFVASNPTAASQIFQLLPRALSDASGVSVDKMQIYGLVPFNTQANWGYITTIANLSYPATLVDTLQMDLWTPNSAVYNNADPMVRNLTSFINIQIDLHGNINSGGAPGSGGSGGNGGNNNNNNNDAFGSGNNQGDQNSKQKATTAGIAVAAVGLSAAYGAAMFIVARRYKRKRQGHRRASSITSSPASSEMRYHGNGSPALMGGALMSRDTSTYGGAGGRDSHASGGHSARTAGISAPVATENSLGWN; encoded by the coding sequence atggccgcatCTGTTGTCGCAGTCGAACACCCACGCATCTACTTCCCCCGGGAGATCAAGCGAGAATACCACAATTCGACCATCACAAGCCCAGagtcatcgtcgtcaacacCCGATGTCACCACGACCACCGATCCGTCTACGACGAAACGGGATCTTTTGAGCGATCTGATCTCCGAGATTCTCGGCACGGAATGGCCCCCGAAGTCAAGCACCTCCGAGAAGCCGAAGCCCCCTGTGACCACTGTTATTGTTGATAGCACTGTGGTCGTTGGCGGTCCGTCTTCCGGATCTGGCTTACCCAAAGTCACTGTCCTCCCTACGACAAAGAAGACCGagtcgaagaagaagtcagGCACCCGCACTAGGTCGTCCACCGAGTCCGGTATTGTCATCGGCCCCACGGGCATTGTTTCGTCGTCTCCAAGCAGCGAGCCCACGGGGGTCACTTCGGTTGATCCACCAGTTGGCAACAGCACGGTATCTGAAAGCACAACGACTAGCAAGACCGGTGGTGGTATTTTGGATCCCATTGGCACTTTGCTCAGCAGCCTTTTGCCAATCCCCGAACCCACGAGCAAGAGCACCAGCTCCCCCGAGCAGCCCATCTCGCAAAACTCCACGACGTCTGCAGCTCCGACTGagtccaagtctggtctcttgCCGCCTCTGACCTCGTTGCTCCCCATTGGAGGTTCGACAACGACGTCTGATTATGGATCTCTCCCAAATGCGACTTCGACCGATGTTCCTGTGACCACTACGACTTCTTCGGGCCCAGCCATAACTAATGTCCCAACCACCACGACAGATATCCCCGTTGGCAACACCACGTCGACTACGACCGGCACGATCTCGACTCCCACTGTGACTGATATTCCCGTCACCAACGGAACGGTCTCCGTGCCCCCAACTGGCACAGCCACCACGTCTACGATTTCTGGTGATAACTCAACGGTGATTGTGGTCCCTTCCACTACTTCTCAACCGACTTTGATTCCCACAACCACGTCCGAGACAGTGACTCCATCGACGACCACGGATGCTGGTGTGACTAGCATTCGACCTACTGCCACCTTGACGAATACCAACAACTGGCTTCCCACCACTATTGTCATCGAGCCGACGACCTTCTCATTCTCCTCGCCCACCGCAAGCCCGACTGAGACCACATCACAGGGCCTGCCGACAACGATTCCCAAGGTTATCAACCCCGACAATCCCACCAAGCCTGCCCCCAGTGGAACTGTTCCTATTCAGATTGGCTTCACCTGGCAGCTCAACTATGTGTTCGTTGCTAGCAACCCGACCGCAGCTTCACAAATTTTCCAATTGCTGCCGCGAGCTCTTTCAGATGCTAGCGGTGTCTCCGTTGACAAGATGCAAATCTATGGATTGGTTCCCTTCAACACTCAGGCCAACTGGGGTTACATCACGACCATTGCAAATCTGAGCTATCCCGCTACTCTGGTTGACACCTTGCAGATGGACTTGTGGACTCCCAACTCAGCGGTCTACAACAATGCCGATCCCATGGTTCGCAACTTGACTTCATTTATCAACATTCAGATTGATCTCCACGGCAACATCAATTCTGGTGGTGCCCCTGGAAGCGGTGGCTCTGGTGGCAACGGCGGAaacaacaataacaacaacaatgacgcttttggctctggcaaCAACCAAGGTGACCAGAATTCCAAGCAAAAGGCTACCACTGCCGGAATTGCTGTAGCCGCCGTCGGTCTCAGTGCCGCGTATGGCGCTGCCATGTTCATTGTTGCTCGACGTTACAAGCGCAAGCGACAAGGCCATCGTCGTgccagctccatcaccagcagcccAGCCTCATCAGAGATGCGATACcacggcaatggcagcccTGCTCTCATGGGCGGCGCGTTGATGAGCCGCGATACCTCGACTTACGGCGGCGCTGGAGGTCGGGACTCCCACGCCAGCGGCGGACACTCGGCACGCACTGCTGGCATTTCTGCTCCGGTGGCTACTGAGAACTCGCTCGGCTGGAACTGA